The following proteins are co-located in the Paenibacillus sp. JNUCC32 genome:
- a CDS encoding cytochrome P450 family protein → MKVNANESPKTTLFTDDFTQNPYPVYEKLRQSDPIMKLQFPDGRHGWLISSYAEAVEALKDGRFSKDVAKAMGAEQTSVFSTNMLFSDPPDHKRLRGLVQKGFTPQRIADMRSHIQEIADNLLDAVSSQDTMNLIDEYAFKLPIIVISEILGVPAEDQDKFRVWSNSIIGASNQEMNEQVVQHMNEFIAYLRDWFAKVREQPGDDMISQLVIAENQGDRLSEQELYGVVTLMIIAGHETTVNLIGNGVLALLEHPEQRKLLQEQPERIHGAIEEMLRYNGPVEFSTSRWAAEDLEFHGVHMKKGDLVVIALNSANRDSTQFEDPDLFDITREKSHHLAFGKGIHLCLGAPLARLEGEIAINTLLRRFPDFELQGKIDELEWRPGMIVRGVKEIPISLRS, encoded by the coding sequence ATGAAAGTCAATGCGAACGAATCTCCGAAAACAACTCTATTTACAGATGATTTCACGCAAAATCCTTATCCTGTGTACGAGAAATTGAGGCAAAGCGATCCCATTATGAAGCTGCAATTTCCGGATGGTCGTCATGGGTGGCTGATCAGCAGTTACGCTGAAGCCGTCGAAGCGCTCAAGGATGGCCGGTTCAGCAAGGACGTCGCGAAGGCAATGGGCGCGGAACAGACCAGCGTGTTCAGCACGAATATGCTGTTCTCCGATCCGCCGGATCACAAACGGCTTCGCGGATTGGTCCAGAAGGGTTTCACGCCGCAGAGAATCGCGGATATGCGCAGCCATATTCAAGAGATCGCGGATAACCTGTTGGATGCCGTCTCCTCCCAAGACACCATGAATCTTATTGACGAATATGCCTTTAAGCTTCCCATTATAGTAATCAGCGAGATTCTCGGCGTACCCGCCGAGGATCAGGACAAGTTCCGGGTATGGTCCAATTCCATCATCGGCGCTTCCAATCAGGAAATGAACGAGCAGGTCGTCCAGCATATGAACGAATTCATCGCTTATTTGAGGGACTGGTTCGCCAAGGTTCGCGAACAGCCCGGCGACGATATGATCAGTCAGCTGGTCATTGCCGAGAACCAAGGTGACCGCTTATCCGAACAGGAGTTATACGGCGTCGTTACCCTGATGATCATAGCCGGTCATGAAACGACGGTGAACCTGATCGGCAATGGCGTGCTTGCATTATTGGAGCATCCGGAGCAGCGGAAGCTTCTGCAGGAACAGCCGGAACGGATTCATGGCGCCATTGAGGAAATGCTTCGCTACAACGGTCCCGTTGAATTCAGCACTTCACGATGGGCCGCGGAGGACTTGGAATTTCACGGTGTCCATATGAAAAAAGGCGACTTGGTTGTCATCGCCCTAAATTCCGCTAATCGCGATTCCACACAATTCGAGGATCCCGATCTGTTCGATATCACCCGTGAGAAGAGCCACCACTTAGCCTTCGGCAAGGGAATACACCTCTGCCTCGGAGCACCGCTCGCCAGGCTGGAAGGTGAAATCGCGATTAACACGCTCCTTCGCCGCTTTCCCGATTTCGAGCTTCAGGGCAAAATCGACGAGCTGGAATGGAGGCCGGGTATGATCGTGCGCGGCGTGAAGGAGA